GCGATCTGCTCGATCTTCACCAGCACCTCGCGCAACGCCTCGGTGTCGCCGCTCAGCCCCGTCTCCTGGCTCAGCCGGCGCCGCTCGAGCAGCCGCCGCACCACCGGCGCCACGTCGTCGGGCAGCACGGGCTTCACCAGCACGTCGGCGTACCCGATGCCACGCAGGCGCTCGCGCATCCCCGGCTCGTCCACGTCGGCCAGCCCCACCACCGGCACCCCCGCCCACAGCTCCTCACGCACCACCTGCACGTTGCCGGTGTCGAGCAGCGCGCCGGTGATCACGACCACGTCCGGCTCGAACCGCTCCAGCGTGCCACGGATGTCGTCGAGCGGCGAGACCAGCTCGGTGGTGATCCCGGTGGCCTCGAGCAGCGCATTGAGACGGACCGCCGGCTCGACGTCCGTGAGTGTGATGAGCGCCTTCACGTGCCGCCCTACTTCTTGGCCGAGCCGTTGGGCCAGAACGGAAGCGCCGCCACGGTCGCCGGCACCAACGTGCCGCGGATCTCGACCTGGAAGCTGGTGCCGGCCTTCGCCACGTCTGCCGGCAGGTAGCAGGTCCCGATCGGCACGCCCACGCTCGGCCCCACCGTGCCGCTGCAGACCACGCCGCTCTCCTCGCCGTCGATGACCACGCGCATGCCGTGGCGCGGCACGTTCCGCACGGGCAGCGTGAAGCCCACCAGCTTGCGCGGCACACCGGCCATCTTCTGCGCCACCAGCGCCTCGCGTCCCACGAACCGCTCCTTCGCCGTCAGCTTCACCAGCCACGCCAGGTTCGCCTCGTACGGCGTCACCGTGTCGTCGATGTCGTTGCCGTAGAGCGCCATCCCCATCTCCAGGCGCAGCGTGTCGCGCGCGCCCAGGCCGGCCGGCGTCACGTCACCACCCGACATCAGCGCGGCCCACATTGCCGGCGCATGCGCATCGGGGAAGTACAGCTCGAAGCCGTCCTCGCCGGTGTAGCCGGTGCGGCTGATGATCACGTGCTCCACGCCGGCGACGGTGCCGGTGGTGAAGTGGTAGTACCGGATCGCGTCGAGGTCGGCGTCGGTGTGC
This genomic interval from Gemmatimonadaceae bacterium contains the following:
- the gcvT gene encoding glycine cleavage system aminomethyltransferase GcvT, coding for MSAPETLQRTALYDTHVALGAKIVPFAGFEMPVQYPGGITAEHHAVRKACGLFDVSHMGEFIVRGPGAVDFVNYVTTNDVEKLAVGQAHYSTFCNERGTIEDDCLVYRFASHIMLVVNASNIAKDWAHIEPRLLTFDATLEDISARTALLALQGPNAPAILQRHTDADLDAIRYYHFTTGTVAGVEHVIISRTGYTGEDGFELYFPDAHAPAMWAALMSGGDVTPAGLGARDTLRLEMGMALYGNDIDDTVTPYEANLAWLVKLTAKERFVGREALVAQKMAGVPRKLVGFTLPVRNVPRHGMRVVIDGEESGVVCSGTVGPSVGVPIGTCYLPADVAKAGTSFQVEIRGTLVPATVAALPFWPNGSAKK